A region from the Hippoglossus hippoglossus isolate fHipHip1 chromosome 18, fHipHip1.pri, whole genome shotgun sequence genome encodes:
- the LOC117752163 gene encoding uncharacterized protein LOC117752163 has translation MDCLLEIKLKISPTSTHPVIQCVIQDDLKSLKKLLRDNDINGLFPCNELGHFITPLIAAVVYQKSDIGIYLLKENGDPNAFSKKILTPLHYVGWHNAPGIFARMLLDAGADPNGCLDQRFTPLQIASIYDRDDVMKELLSAGAPVNLIHATKPEDESFNHKIAQTIFRLASSGDERSSKLKDFVELKIALLHGQKPEEVFRTFDSRMLLVDPQSHQTMIEILFTVTGTDEDKYCRESIKWLKETGNLNSFITGAVSRLPKIHQQHVYCSIKSLHAVFCTMEQIPVEQALAIIPQLLERLGCKERTDIKLLEAVQSTLYVITQKTQVTNGWHPSFIEKLCGTVAPFVNDQYSSDIRVYTYGIVENLLSVEHAVSIFTSVGITSVPEDKLESADMKMNDKLKEVLRRLKDCEGRKGAMVLKSSWG, from the coding sequence ATGGATTGTCTACTAGAGATTAAACTGAAAATCTCTCCAACGTCAACACATCCTGTAATACAGTGTGTAATTCAAGACGACCTCAAGAGTCTCAAAAAATTACTGAGGGACAATGACATTAATGGACTGTTCCCCTGCAATGAGTTGGGTCATTTTATAACCCCACTGATTGCTGCTGTTGTATATCAAAAGAGTGATATTGGCATTTACCTTCTAAAGGAGAATGGCGATCCAAATGCTTTTTCCAAAAAGATCTTGACACCTTTGCATTACGTTGGATGGCACAATGCACCGGGAATTTTTGCAAGGATGTTACTTGATGCGGGCGCTGATCCAAACGGATGTTTGGATCAGCGATTCACACCTCTGCAAATAGCCAGCATTTATGACAGGGATGATGTCATGAAAGAGCTCCTCTCTGCTGGTGCACCGGTAAACTTGATACATGCGACTAAACCTGAAGATGAATCTTTCAATCATAAAATAGCTCAGACAATTTTTAGGTTGGCTTCCAGTGGAGATGAACGATCCTCCAAATTAAAGGATTTTGTGGAACTGAAAATTGCTCTGCTACACGGACAAAAACCAGAAGAAGTGTTTAGAACTTTTGACAGTCGTATGCTATTGGTTGATCCTCAGAGTCATCAGACCATGATTGAAATACTCTTTACTGTTACTGGGACAGATGAAGACAAATACTGCAGAGAAAGCATCAAATGGCTGAAAGAAACTGGAAATTTGAACTCCTTCATTACAGGGGCAGTGAGTCGCCTTCCAAAAATTCATCAGCAACATGTATATTGTTCGATAAAGAGTTTACATGCAGTCTTTTGCACAATGGAGCAGATCCCAGTTGAGCAAGCACTGGCTATCATCCCACAACTATTGGAAAGACTTGGCTGCAAAGAGAGAACTGATATTAAGCTGTTAGAAGCTGTTCAGTCAACACTATATGTgataacacagaaaacacaagtcaCAAATGGCTGGCATCCCAGTTTTATTGAGAAGTTGTGTGGGACAGTTGCTCCTTTTGTCAACGATCAATACTCCTCTGACATCCGAGTCTACACATATGGCATAGTTGAAAACTTGTTGTCTGTTGAACATGCCGTTAGCATCTTTACATCAGTGGGGATAACGTCAGTGCCAGAGGACAAACTGGAATCTGCagatatgaaaatg